Proteins from a genomic interval of Lycium ferocissimum isolate CSIRO_LF1 chromosome 2, AGI_CSIRO_Lferr_CH_V1, whole genome shotgun sequence:
- the LOC132042950 gene encoding cold-regulated 413 inner membrane protein 2, chloroplastic-like, with amino-acid sequence MMSLSLSLSLSSPTHHFASYNKQQICALRSPQSHQTKISQQKLQPSSSFSCYNPLRVSIDLSGEMKRKRSGGVVCYASAALAPRNLQWVCAISSL; translated from the exons ATGATGtccctttctctttctctttctctgtCTTCTCCTACACACCATTTTGCTTCATACAATAAGCAGCAGATATGCGCTTTGAGATCTCCTCAATCTCATCAGACTAAGATTTCTCAGCAAAAGTTGCAGCCAAGTTCCAGTTTTTCTTGCTATAACCCTCTCAG AGTTTCAATTGATTTAAGTGGAGAGATGAAGAGGAAGAGAAGTGGAGGAGTGGTTTGTTATGCTTCTGCAGCTCTTGCTCCTAGAAATCTACAGTGGGTCTGTGCTATTTCCTCTTTGTAA
- the LOC132042986 gene encoding carboxyl-terminal-processing peptidase 1, chloroplastic produces MRLLHNPIPPPSPPLLTSFSAPKSSILPKKSSLNSHHKPLQQVVSTGVSLVLSLGLLVSAPNSIALESPSSLQFSLEATNCRDNEAEEEVYTEVSKVVSNERIVEEAWQIVNDSFLNTSPRSWSQESWLQKKDDILSSSIQTRSKAHDIIRRMLASLGDPYTRFLSPEQFSKMARYDMTGIGVNLRDVPDGNGGSKLKVLGLLLDGPAHNAGVRQGDELISVNGVDVLGKSAFEASSLLLGPNGTSVNIMVKHGNCGPVQSINVERQSIAKTPVFYRLEQIDSGSTSVGYVRLKEFNALARKDLVTAIKRLEGMGASSFVLDLRDNLGGLVQAGIEIAKLFLNEGDTVIYTVGRDPQYTRNIVAEAPPLITAPVIVLVNKSTASASEIVATALHDNCRAVLVGDKTYGKGLIQSVFELPDGSGVVVTIGKYVTPNHMDINGNGVEPDFKNFPALSEVNNRLSKCHMQQEG; encoded by the exons ATGAGGCTGCTCCACAACCCCATACCTCCACCATCTCCACCATTATTAACCTCCTTTTCAGCACCCAAATCTTCAATTCTTCCAAAAAAATCATCTTTGAACTCTCATCATAAACCCCTTCAACAAGTTGTCTCAACTGGGGTGTCATTAGTTCTTTCTTTGGGGCTTCTTGTTTCTGCTCCTAATTCCATTGCTTTGGAATCTCCTTCTTCACTTCAATTTTCGTTGGAGGCAACAAATTGTCGCGACAACGAGGCGGAGGAAGAGGTGTACACTGAAGTGTCCAAAGTGGTGAGCAATGAAAGGATTGTGGAAGAAGCTTGGCAGATTGTTAATGACAGCTTTCTTAACACTAGTCCTCGTTCTTGGTCTCAAGAATCTTGGCTT caaaagaaagatgacatctTAAGTTCATCAATTCAGACAAGGTCAAAAGCTCACGATATCATCAGGCGTATGTTGGCTAGCTTGGGTGACCCCTATACACGTTTTCTTTCTCCTGAACAG TTCTCCAAGATGGCTAGATATGATATGACTGGAATTGGAGTAAACCTCAGGGATGTCCCAGATGGCAATGGAGGTTCAAAACTGAAGGTTTTGGGGCTCCTATTGGATGGCCCTGCCCATAATGCCGGTGTGCGACAG GGAGATGAACTAATATCCGTGAATGGGGTGGATGTGCTGGGTAAATCTGCCTTTGAAGCATCATCTCTGTTACTAGGTCCAAATGGGACATCTGTGAACATCATG GTTAAGCATGGGAATTGTGGACCTGTCCAGTCCATTAATGTGGAGAGGCAATCTATTGCTAAGACACCCGTTTTTTATCGGCTGGAGCAGATTGACAGTGGTTCTACTTCTGTTGGTTATGTGCGCCTAAAGGAGTTCAATGCATTGGCCAGAAAAGATTTGGTTACTG CAATTAAGCGACTCGAAGGCATGGGTGCCTCATCTTTTGTTCTTGATCTCAGAGATAACCTTGGTGGACTAGTGCAG GCTGGCATTGAAATCGCAAAACTTTTTCTGAATGAAGGAGACACG GTGATTTACACTGTAGGAAGAGATCCACAGTATACAAGGAATATTGTTGCAGAAGCTCCTCCTCTTATTACAGCTCCAGTAATT GTTTTGGTTAACAAGAGTACTGCAAGTGCTAGTGAAATT GTTGCAACTGCGCTTCACGACAATTGTAGAGCTGTTCTCGTGGGAGACAAGACATATGGCAAG GGCCTGATTCAGTCGGTGTTCGAGCTGCCTGATGGCTCGGGTGTGGTTGTAACAATTGGAAAGTATGTCACGCCAAATCACATGGATATTAATGGCAATGGAGTTGAACcggatttcaagaattttcctG